One Spirochaeta africana DSM 8902 genomic window carries:
- a CDS encoding uracil-xanthine permease family protein: MSHTPRYDVEDRPPIGIWVSLSFQHVFAMFGATILVPLLTGLDPAIALFSSGIGTLLYIMVTQAKVPAYLGSSFAFIPSIIAVSAAFGIEYALGAGFVVGLFYVAVAGIIRAFGRSWLDHILPPVVIGAIIMVIGLNLAPVAMNMSMYPYADPELGYQWHFFLTAAVTLGIGIICSIFLKGFFTVVPVLIAIIGGYLFALVFGFAFPELALIDLSSVAEASWFGLPEFTSPRFGLIPIITFLLVSLATIAEHLGDTLVMGTVAGRDFYKEPGVHRTLVGDGIATSVASLFGGPPNTTYGENIGVMAISRVYSVPVIGGAAVIAVVLSFFSKFGALIQTIPGPVMGGISTMLFGIIASAGIRTVVESGVDYAHKRNLVLTSIILVIGIGGGRLFLPLPFLEGVDFDLSGVALATLVGIIANLLIPHDVIDPEDEDEHILTPEQRRL; the protein is encoded by the coding sequence ATGTCACACACACCTCGCTACGATGTTGAAGACCGGCCACCCATAGGCATTTGGGTTTCGCTGAGTTTTCAGCATGTCTTCGCCATGTTCGGCGCCACCATCCTGGTGCCGCTGCTGACCGGACTGGACCCGGCGATCGCCCTGTTTTCATCAGGTATCGGTACCCTGCTGTATATCATGGTAACCCAGGCCAAGGTCCCTGCTTATCTCGGCTCGAGCTTTGCCTTTATCCCGTCGATCATTGCGGTCAGCGCGGCGTTCGGGATCGAGTACGCCCTGGGTGCCGGTTTTGTTGTCGGTTTATTTTATGTGGCAGTGGCCGGTATTATCCGGGCCTTCGGCCGCAGCTGGCTAGACCATATCCTCCCACCGGTAGTTATCGGCGCGATTATTATGGTGATTGGGCTGAATCTGGCGCCGGTTGCCATGAATATGTCGATGTATCCCTATGCCGATCCCGAGCTTGGATACCAGTGGCACTTTTTTCTTACCGCTGCGGTAACCCTGGGAATCGGGATTATCTGTTCGATATTCCTGAAGGGTTTCTTTACCGTCGTACCGGTACTGATCGCCATAATCGGCGGCTACCTGTTTGCACTGGTGTTCGGATTTGCCTTTCCCGAGCTTGCCCTGATTGATCTCTCATCGGTTGCCGAGGCATCCTGGTTCGGACTGCCCGAGTTCACTTCACCGCGATTCGGGTTGATTCCGATTATTACCTTCCTGCTGGTTTCACTGGCTACCATCGCCGAACACCTGGGGGATACCCTGGTAATGGGTACCGTTGCCGGACGGGATTTCTACAAGGAACCGGGTGTGCACCGAACCCTGGTTGGCGATGGTATTGCCACCTCGGTGGCCTCGCTGTTCGGCGGCCCGCCCAACACAACCTATGGAGAAAACATCGGGGTAATGGCCATCAGCCGGGTCTACAGTGTGCCGGTTATTGGCGGTGCAGCCGTGATCGCGGTGGTGCTGTCGTTCTTCAGCAAGTTTGGCGCCCTTATACAGACCATCCCGGGGCCGGTTATGGGCGGTATCAGTACCATGCTCTTCGGCATTATTGCCTCGGCCGGTATCCGCACCGTGGTAGAAAGCGGGGTTGATTACGCCCACAAGCGCAACCTGGTCCTTACCTCCATCATCCTGGTAATCGGTATCGGCGGCGGTCGCCTCTTTCTTCCCCTGCCGTTTCTCGAAGGGGTGGATTTCGACCTGTCCGGGGTTGCGCTGGCTACCCTGGTCGGTATAATCGCCAACTTGCTGATCCCGCATGATGTTATCGATCCCGAGGACGAGGATGAGCACATCCTTACCCCGGAACAGCGTCGGCTGTAA
- a CDS encoding EAL domain-containing response regulator yields MGQHESASVSDEQIVFQPEAPAAAADTSLSWTILVVDDDPQVHTVTLLALSKLTVHGRKLRFLHAYSAQEAYSCMQQEPEVAVVLLDVVMEQEDAGLHFVRRIRDDLQNHAVRIILRTGQPGYAPELKAIQDFDINDYKTKAELTRTRLITSVTTAVRSYDQIRSVLQQQRGMEEIVHASSRLLSHHSMQPFAEEVLRQISTVLHQQIHGLICFSADDSPAENPVVLTGSGRFTDSSRQPLDTLDPDPAAAYVRSTIRDQKSRFEDTRIGIHLEEQGHRFTIFLGLTDKLETNQRKLLDVLLTNVSVGFRNIGLFQRLEQHAYYDELTGLLSANKITAQIDSHLSQADRGMLVIAIDVDNFSEINDALGYEYGDQLLCTIAERLQTHFIGSFSVARLAGDTFCIFGPEQDLQPQLVFSVLDEPFDLYDTTSTIPFTLGIVRIDDFTGRGTDAVNRAILAMKQAKRSARSRFLYFTRTMQEAIQHRVNISRSLKPALLKNEFQLHYQPQISALDNSIAGVEALIRWRRPSGELVSPQEFIPTAESTGLINEIGRWVVREAVHKAREWSETFQRGIRVGINVSMKQFYSTSFLPFMSHILRESSVDPGLIELEITESLVMQDTERVIASMVNLKELGVRIAIDDFGTGFSSLNYLLRMPLDRLKIDRSFISNLETNVRSKSLTQFLIQLGRQLNLEVIAEGIETVGQLQITKELGCQEFQGFLYSTPLPEDDLHQLFRNWPEVLASKSSKWNYSENS; encoded by the coding sequence ATGGGACAGCATGAATCCGCTTCGGTTTCGGATGAGCAGATAGTTTTCCAGCCGGAAGCCCCGGCTGCCGCCGCAGACACCTCGCTATCATGGACAATTCTGGTGGTTGATGATGACCCTCAGGTTCATACCGTAACCCTGCTGGCGCTTTCCAAACTCACTGTCCATGGCCGCAAACTGCGCTTTTTGCACGCCTACAGTGCCCAGGAGGCCTATTCCTGCATGCAGCAAGAACCGGAGGTTGCGGTGGTGCTGCTGGATGTGGTCATGGAGCAGGAGGATGCCGGATTGCATTTTGTACGCCGGATTCGGGACGATCTGCAAAACCATGCTGTGCGGATAATCCTGCGCACCGGCCAGCCGGGCTATGCCCCTGAGCTCAAAGCAATCCAGGACTTCGATATCAATGACTACAAGACCAAGGCGGAACTGACCAGGACCCGGCTGATTACCTCGGTAACCACCGCGGTACGGTCCTATGATCAGATCCGCTCGGTGCTGCAGCAGCAGCGCGGCATGGAAGAGATTGTGCACGCCAGTTCACGCCTGCTGAGTCATCACTCGATGCAGCCATTTGCCGAAGAGGTGCTGCGCCAGATCAGCACCGTACTCCACCAGCAGATCCATGGCCTGATCTGCTTTTCTGCTGATGATTCGCCGGCCGAAAACCCGGTGGTGTTAACCGGAAGTGGCCGGTTTACCGACAGCAGCAGACAACCGCTGGACACCCTGGACCCTGATCCTGCCGCGGCATATGTACGATCGACTATCCGCGACCAGAAATCCCGTTTTGAGGATACCCGGATCGGGATCCATCTGGAGGAACAGGGGCATCGCTTCACCATCTTTCTGGGACTGACGGACAAGCTGGAAACCAACCAGCGCAAGCTGCTGGATGTGCTGCTGACAAACGTCTCTGTCGGTTTTCGCAATATCGGACTGTTCCAGCGGCTTGAGCAGCATGCCTACTACGATGAACTCACCGGTCTGCTGAGCGCCAACAAGATCACTGCGCAGATCGACAGCCACCTTTCACAAGCTGATCGCGGCATGCTGGTGATTGCCATAGATGTCGACAACTTCTCCGAGATTAACGATGCATTAGGCTACGAATACGGCGATCAACTGCTGTGTACCATCGCCGAACGTTTACAGACCCACTTCATCGGTTCTTTTTCGGTGGCCAGACTGGCAGGAGACACCTTCTGTATCTTTGGCCCGGAGCAGGATCTGCAGCCGCAGCTGGTGTTCTCGGTACTGGATGAACCCTTTGATCTTTACGACACCACATCCACCATCCCCTTCACCCTGGGGATCGTTCGTATCGATGATTTTACCGGGCGCGGCACCGATGCCGTAAACAGGGCTATTCTGGCTATGAAGCAGGCCAAACGCAGTGCACGTTCACGCTTTCTGTATTTCACCCGCACCATGCAGGAAGCCATCCAGCATCGGGTGAATATCTCGCGGAGTCTGAAGCCGGCCCTGCTCAAGAATGAGTTCCAGCTGCACTATCAGCCCCAGATATCTGCACTGGACAACTCGATTGCCGGTGTGGAGGCGCTGATTCGCTGGCGGCGTCCGTCCGGCGAACTGGTATCACCCCAGGAGTTCATCCCGACTGCCGAAAGCACCGGGTTGATCAACGAGATCGGTCGCTGGGTGGTTCGTGAGGCAGTACACAAGGCCCGCGAATGGTCGGAAACCTTTCAGCGCGGCATCCGTGTCGGGATCAACGTCTCGATGAAGCAGTTTTACAGCACCTCGTTCCTGCCGTTTATGTCGCATATCCTGCGAGAATCCAGTGTTGATCCGGGGCTGATCGAGCTCGAGATAACCGAGTCGCTGGTTATGCAGGATACCGAACGGGTGATTGCTTCGATGGTGAATCTGAAGGAGCTCGGGGTGCGAATCGCTATCGACGATTTCGGCACCGGGTTCTCATCGCTGAATTATCTGCTGCGCATGCCACTGGATCGCCTCAAGATCGACCGTTCTTTTATCTCCAATCTGGAAACGAACGTTCGTTCAAAAAGCCTGACACAGTTTCTGATACAGCTGGGTCGCCAGTTGAACCTGGAGGTTATAGCCGAGGGTATCGAGACCGTCGGGCAGCTGCAGATTACCAAGGAGCTTGGCTGCCAGGAGTTTCAGGGTTTCCTGTACAGCACCCCGCTACCCGAGGATGATCTGCATCAGCTGTTCCGGAACTGGCCGGAGGTCCTGGCCAGCAAATCATCCAAGTGGAATTATTCTGAGAATTCGTAG
- a CDS encoding sensor histidine kinase — MQMRHKLAVLFFLFSFIPLILLGSFASLRSRSALGRQAIAFSENLLSVTAVRIGSAVDGLLYASRTIAVDAEAKQLMMHAADRGRNLETIRREQSLHMRLNSVRVQNPQIRSILLVSVEGDVLINGVPTSFESMYFRQEFRRSSRYQELIDGRGVPVWVTGIEERYDRVYLMQRMVDSLSGRVLGVLVISFNENTFTQMFREARGQIGGEMLLVDPDGRVFAAVPEHLIGSSLAATEPEIDSSFRGRGFIELSVDAASMWQLIHRVPQEFLLEGQRALLIGMISMGVILALLSVILSLLLPGMFSEPVRLLLDAMHNSRGGRFLPVDSQRHDEFAQLYAGYNLMVSDLRRMFEQQQQNLVTIEEQKQTIEDYSTHLEGLVQERTRDLVESEKMASLGGLVVGVSHEINTPVGTSITAVSIVHEVLDELRLKFQNEELRRSDLSGFFLQADQSLELARNNLQRASDLISSFKRVAVNQSIEEPVRFYLQETLRDIARSLKPRFETAAQRLEIDCPFELELYSYPGVFYQIVVNLLTNAFEHAYPDAEHTGIIRLYAELQETELLLQCSDDGDGMSSDVLERVFDPFFTTARSRGGTGLGLHIVYNLITQKLNGRIAVDSAEGRGTTFLVKIPLKEIIDKSIHSDHT, encoded by the coding sequence ATGCAGATGCGCCACAAGCTTGCTGTCCTGTTTTTCCTCTTCAGCTTTATCCCGCTGATCCTGCTGGGCAGCTTTGCCAGTCTGCGCAGCAGGTCTGCACTGGGGCGGCAGGCGATTGCATTCTCGGAAAACCTGCTGTCAGTGACAGCAGTCCGCATCGGGTCGGCCGTTGACGGGCTGTTATATGCCTCGCGCACTATTGCAGTGGATGCCGAGGCCAAGCAGCTGATGATGCATGCTGCCGATCGCGGTCGGAATCTGGAAACCATCCGGCGAGAACAGTCCCTGCACATGCGGTTGAACTCGGTTCGCGTGCAGAACCCCCAGATTCGCTCCATTTTGCTGGTATCTGTCGAGGGTGATGTGCTGATTAACGGGGTTCCCACCAGCTTCGAGAGCATGTATTTCCGCCAGGAATTTCGCCGCTCATCCAGATATCAGGAGCTTATCGATGGGCGCGGGGTTCCGGTCTGGGTGACCGGGATTGAGGAACGCTATGATCGGGTCTACCTGATGCAGCGCATGGTAGATTCCCTGTCCGGCCGCGTGCTCGGGGTGCTGGTAATCAGCTTTAATGAAAACACCTTTACCCAGATGTTTCGTGAGGCACGCGGGCAGATCGGCGGCGAGATGCTGCTGGTGGATCCTGACGGCAGGGTATTTGCTGCGGTGCCGGAGCATCTGATCGGCAGCAGTCTGGCGGCGACAGAGCCGGAGATCGATAGCTCCTTTCGCGGTCGGGGTTTCATCGAGTTGTCGGTAGATGCCGCCTCGATGTGGCAGCTGATCCATCGGGTTCCGCAGGAGTTTCTGCTGGAGGGACAGCGCGCCCTGTTGATCGGTATGATCTCGATGGGAGTAATACTGGCCTTGCTTTCGGTAATCCTGTCGCTGCTGCTCCCGGGCATGTTCTCCGAGCCGGTTCGGCTGCTGCTGGATGCCATGCATAACTCCCGCGGCGGACGTTTTCTGCCGGTTGACAGTCAGCGTCACGATGAGTTCGCACAGCTCTATGCCGGCTACAATCTTATGGTCAGCGATCTGCGGCGGATGTTCGAGCAGCAGCAACAGAATCTGGTGACTATCGAGGAACAAAAGCAGACCATCGAGGATTATTCGACCCATCTGGAGGGACTGGTCCAGGAGCGGACCCGCGACCTGGTAGAATCCGAGAAGATGGCATCGCTTGGCGGCCTGGTTGTCGGGGTTTCACATGAAATCAACACCCCGGTGGGTACCAGTATTACCGCTGTCAGCATTGTGCATGAGGTTCTGGATGAGCTGCGACTCAAGTTCCAGAATGAAGAACTGCGGCGATCGGATCTCTCCGGCTTCTTCCTGCAGGCGGATCAGTCTCTCGAGCTGGCCCGAAATAATCTCCAGCGAGCATCGGATCTGATTTCCAGTTTCAAGCGGGTTGCGGTAAATCAGAGCATCGAGGAGCCGGTGCGGTTTTATCTGCAGGAAACCCTGCGCGATATCGCACGCAGTCTGAAGCCGAGATTCGAGACTGCTGCTCAGCGCCTTGAGATTGACTGCCCTTTTGAACTGGAGCTGTACAGCTACCCCGGGGTGTTTTATCAGATAGTGGTGAATCTGTTAACCAACGCGTTTGAACATGCCTATCCGGATGCCGAACACACCGGGATAATCCGGCTGTATGCCGAACTGCAGGAAACCGAGCTGCTGCTGCAGTGCAGCGACGATGGCGACGGCATGAGCAGCGATGTCCTGGAACGGGTTTTTGATCCCTTTTTTACCACCGCCCGCAGTCGGGGAGGGACCGGTCTGGGGCTGCACATAGTCTATAATCTGATAACCCAGAAACTGAACGGGAGAATCGCAGTTGACAGTGCAGAAGGGAGAGGGACAACCTTTCTGGTAAAGATTCCTCTAAAAGAAATTATTGATAAATCTATTCATAGCGATCATACTTGA
- a CDS encoding ABC transporter substrate-binding protein has product MKGWMRIGTMCALAGMLLAVVSCGPDESEPEVREQVTIRLAAGHVGQQLQHLQVIAEDFNQQHPYIRISLIDFPDVPQEIMARYDQYLLSEDPGLDVLMVDVIWPGDLAEHLLDLNPYFTEEEITAHFPATIENNTVGDRLVAIPWFLDSGLLYYRSDLLERYGREVPETWQELEQTARYIQQQERSAGNDDFWGFIWQAGPGEGLTCMALEIIYSHGGGTIVNPEGQLDVDNPRAAQGLQRARDWIGDITPADALNFTGAEGPRTMWETGNILFMRNWPYAFNLGNRPESPIAGRFDIARLPAEPGYQSAATLGGWQLGVSRYSRNPAEAAEVVRHITSYETQLRRALEQGDFPTIRALYQDERLIASDNPMFSRLADVLDYTVARPSTVTAPNYNDFSRDFYNLVHQALAGGISVPDALSAVELPESR; this is encoded by the coding sequence ATGAAGGGATGGATGCGCATAGGCACCATGTGTGCTCTCGCAGGTATGCTGCTCGCGGTGGTTTCCTGCGGACCGGATGAGTCGGAGCCGGAGGTCCGTGAGCAGGTCACGATCAGGCTGGCCGCTGGCCATGTAGGGCAGCAGCTACAGCATTTACAGGTTATTGCCGAAGACTTTAATCAGCAGCACCCCTATATCCGGATCAGTCTCATTGATTTCCCCGATGTTCCCCAGGAGATTATGGCGCGTTATGACCAGTACCTTCTGAGCGAGGATCCCGGACTGGATGTGCTGATGGTGGATGTAATCTGGCCCGGGGATCTTGCTGAGCATCTTCTGGATCTGAACCCGTACTTTACCGAGGAAGAGATAACCGCCCACTTTCCGGCAACCATAGAGAATAACACCGTCGGTGACCGCCTGGTAGCCATTCCCTGGTTTCTCGACAGTGGCCTGTTGTACTACCGCAGCGATCTGCTGGAGCGCTATGGTCGAGAGGTGCCCGAAACCTGGCAAGAGCTGGAGCAGACCGCTCGCTATATCCAGCAGCAGGAGCGCTCTGCCGGGAATGATGATTTCTGGGGCTTTATCTGGCAGGCCGGTCCTGGCGAGGGACTGACCTGCATGGCCCTCGAGATAATCTATTCTCACGGTGGTGGTACCATCGTGAATCCGGAGGGGCAGCTTGATGTTGATAATCCCCGCGCCGCTCAGGGGCTGCAGAGAGCCCGCGACTGGATCGGTGACATCACCCCTGCTGATGCCCTGAATTTTACCGGGGCCGAGGGCCCGCGGACGATGTGGGAAACCGGCAACATTCTATTTATGCGTAACTGGCCCTATGCCTTCAATCTGGGTAATCGCCCGGAAAGCCCGATCGCCGGGCGATTCGATATTGCACGCCTGCCAGCCGAACCAGGCTATCAAAGCGCGGCAACCCTTGGCGGGTGGCAGCTGGGGGTGAGTCGCTACAGCCGCAATCCGGCGGAAGCCGCCGAGGTGGTGCGTCACATCACCAGCTACGAGACCCAGCTGCGCCGCGCACTGGAACAGGGTGACTTTCCCACCATTCGCGCATTGTATCAGGATGAGCGCCTGATCGCCTCGGACAACCCGATGTTCTCCCGGCTTGCCGATGTACTGGACTACACCGTGGCACGTCCATCCACGGTGACTGCACCCAATTACAACGATTTCAGCCGTGACTTCTATAACCTGGTTCATCAAGCCCTTGCTGGTGGGATCAGCGTGCCCGACGCCTTGTCTGCGGTGGAGCTGCCGGAATCCCGGTGA
- the asnA gene encoding aspartate--ammonia ligase — translation MQNIPSDYRPLLNVQQTERAIKQIKDYFERSLSAELRLFRVTSPLFVPAGSGINDDLNGIERPVSFPVAAMEQAPVEIVQSLAKWKRMALADYGYRAGTGIYTDMNAIRPDDTIDAIHSIYVDQWDWEMVLAPRQRNLEMLKQTVRRIYAAIVRTEFVIHEQYPEITPCLPEEITFVHAEDALQRYPRLTPEQREYELAREHGAIFVIGIGGQLSDGRVHGGRAPDYDDWTTETAPGYAGLNGDIVVWDPVRQNSLELSSMGIRVDDVALLRQLELTGTMDRRQLYWHTRLLQGELPQTIGGGIGQSRLCMFLLRKAHIGEVQASVWPDTIRNECMESGVQLM, via the coding sequence ATGCAGAACATACCATCAGACTATCGACCGCTGCTGAATGTGCAGCAGACCGAACGCGCCATCAAACAGATCAAGGATTACTTTGAACGCAGCCTGTCTGCCGAGCTCCGACTGTTCCGGGTTACCTCGCCGCTGTTTGTTCCAGCCGGGTCTGGTATCAACGATGATCTGAACGGTATCGAGCGACCGGTCAGTTTTCCGGTTGCCGCCATGGAGCAGGCCCCGGTAGAGATCGTGCAGTCGCTGGCAAAGTGGAAGCGTATGGCCCTTGCCGACTATGGCTATCGTGCGGGTACAGGGATCTATACCGACATGAACGCCATACGCCCTGATGACACCATCGATGCGATCCATTCGATATATGTTGATCAATGGGACTGGGAGATGGTTCTGGCCCCCCGGCAGCGCAATCTGGAGATGCTGAAGCAGACGGTGCGTCGGATCTATGCGGCGATCGTGCGTACCGAATTCGTAATCCATGAGCAGTATCCCGAGATCACCCCCTGCCTGCCAGAGGAGATCACCTTTGTGCATGCCGAGGATGCCCTGCAGCGCTATCCGCGACTTACCCCCGAACAGCGCGAGTACGAACTGGCCAGGGAACATGGTGCTATCTTTGTGATCGGCATCGGCGGACAGTTGTCGGATGGCCGGGTCCATGGCGGACGGGCACCGGACTACGATGACTGGACAACCGAGACAGCCCCCGGCTATGCCGGCCTGAACGGCGATATTGTGGTCTGGGACCCGGTCCGGCAGAACAGTCTGGAACTCTCCTCCATGGGGATTCGGGTTGATGATGTAGCTCTGCTGCGCCAGCTTGAGCTGACCGGCACCATGGACCGTCGCCAGCTGTACTGGCACACGCGCCTGTTACAGGGGGAACTTCCGCAGACGATCGGCGGCGGCATCGGGCAATCGCGTCTCTGCATGTTCCTGCTGCGCAAGGCCCACATCGGCGAGGTGCAGGCATCGGTCTGGCCCGATACAATTCGTAACGAATGCATGGAAAGTGGTGTTCAACTGATGTAG
- a CDS encoding response regulator: MYNYVDPREIKAHMLIVDDDQQNAEIAAAFFGDWNLDITHAESADRALELIDETTYDIILMDIMMPHMDGITLTEKIKSRPDYIDVPIIFLTAKVDKQTMRQAFEARGSDYLTKPFWGVELQLRVGVQLKNRYMHLFLGNLNTEIEKQKRRAEKAESELAAARKRIAELESGK, encoded by the coding sequence ATGTATAACTATGTAGATCCACGCGAAATAAAGGCACACATGCTGATTGTGGACGATGATCAGCAGAACGCCGAGATCGCCGCCGCATTTTTCGGAGACTGGAACCTTGACATCACCCATGCCGAGTCGGCAGATCGAGCGCTTGAGCTGATCGACGAAACTACCTACGACATTATCCTGATGGACATAATGATGCCGCATATGGACGGCATCACCCTGACGGAAAAGATAAAGTCACGCCCCGATTACATCGATGTACCGATTATCTTTCTGACTGCCAAGGTCGACAAACAGACCATGCGACAGGCCTTCGAGGCCCGCGGGTCCGACTATCTGACCAAGCCCTTCTGGGGTGTGGAGCTGCAGCTGCGGGTAGGGGTCCAGCTGAAAAACCGCTATATGCATCTGTTTCTCGGTAACCTGAATACCGAGATAGAAAAGCAGAAACGGCGGGCCGAAAAAGCCGAGTCAGAACTGGCGGCTGCGCGCAAGCGTATTGCGGAGCTGGAATCCGGAAAATGA
- a CDS encoding RHS repeat protein: MGDEPVQTQNIQTEWQYDENGLKIRQAAYVDDQWAITDFAYTDEGELARIQTPQGQVTDISYDYTSYQNLYTVEQTKRDVDVGDGDPTDIVTSTLYDYYTGLPLWQRDERGYVTAFSYDVLGRWTRIVQPDDDDDTSWNPATNANPGFRADNPTTTIVYNDDALQVRVTNPVGAVSIHSFDELGNLLRRVTQNRFGSSSTDGTNEYFDAAEEAEQVFGYNRYGDITSVRDPNGNTTNYSYNPLGKLTLVRHPAVNGDRAEKRLSYQYNQRLTIVTDELENQRHEYRDQQGNIIYQRDGSGSTTRIQQWFFDGLGRLVGELDGRGHLTRYEYNERGEKIAVIHPEGEFFEGQESYTASAIERTEYNADGHPVALRTYRRGQEIVQEFDVNGLGHRLALRQLYRDSDGYPAVAESRYVYDRAGNVVSETAPLGNTTTLAYSARGEVLSQTDALGNTVRFTYDALDREVSMSDPRQGLYEGCDFTIEYDYDDLDRLIRGRMPRNVFAEQKPEVLLVYDKRGNNLRRINPDGGVEEFVYDARNRQVRSITTDLARSFSEKTRYEYDAAGNMVVKSPPGSGRIVYGYDALNRRTSEEHPDGGIKRYFYDANDNLLFEDAANGFRTFYNYTPMNQLARVRDAEGGITEFGYDELGN, from the coding sequence ATGGGTGATGAGCCGGTACAGACACAGAATATTCAAACCGAGTGGCAGTACGACGAGAACGGGTTGAAGATCCGGCAGGCTGCGTATGTCGACGACCAATGGGCGATTACCGATTTCGCCTACACCGACGAGGGCGAGCTTGCGCGTATCCAGACCCCACAGGGACAGGTTACCGACATCAGCTACGACTACACCAGCTATCAAAACCTCTATACCGTTGAGCAGACCAAGCGGGATGTTGATGTGGGCGACGGTGACCCGACAGACATTGTCACATCCACGCTGTATGATTACTACACCGGGCTGCCGCTGTGGCAACGCGACGAGCGGGGCTATGTGACAGCTTTTTCCTACGATGTGTTGGGTCGCTGGACCCGGATCGTGCAGCCTGACGACGATGACGACACCTCCTGGAATCCGGCGACCAATGCCAATCCGGGATTTCGGGCCGATAACCCAACCACCACCATCGTGTACAACGACGATGCGCTGCAGGTACGGGTTACAAACCCCGTGGGAGCGGTCAGCATCCACAGCTTCGATGAACTGGGCAATCTGTTGCGCCGTGTCACGCAGAACCGCTTTGGCAGTTCCAGCACCGACGGTACCAACGAGTACTTTGATGCAGCCGAGGAGGCGGAGCAGGTCTTTGGCTACAACCGCTACGGCGATATTACCTCGGTTCGTGATCCCAACGGGAACACGACCAACTATTCCTACAATCCGTTAGGCAAACTGACTCTGGTCCGTCATCCGGCGGTAAACGGAGACCGGGCGGAAAAACGTTTGTCGTACCAGTACAATCAGCGGTTGACAATTGTCACCGATGAGCTTGAAAACCAGCGGCATGAGTATCGCGATCAGCAGGGTAACATTATCTACCAGCGGGATGGCTCCGGCAGCACGACCCGGATTCAACAGTGGTTTTTCGACGGACTGGGCCGGTTGGTCGGGGAGCTTGACGGTCGGGGGCATCTGACCCGCTATGAATACAATGAACGCGGCGAAAAGATCGCGGTGATCCATCCGGAAGGCGAGTTTTTCGAGGGGCAGGAGAGCTACACCGCCTCTGCAATTGAGCGCACCGAGTACAACGCCGACGGGCATCCGGTGGCGCTTCGGACCTATCGTCGCGGGCAGGAGATCGTGCAGGAGTTCGATGTCAACGGGCTGGGGCACCGGCTGGCGCTGCGGCAACTCTACCGCGACAGCGACGGGTATCCGGCGGTGGCCGAGAGCCGGTACGTATACGACCGGGCCGGGAATGTGGTTTCCGAGACCGCTCCACTGGGCAACACCACCACGCTTGCGTACTCAGCGCGGGGCGAGGTGCTGTCGCAGACCGATGCCCTGGGCAATACGGTGCGATTTACCTACGACGCGCTTGACCGCGAGGTGAGCATGTCCGATCCGCGGCAGGGGCTGTACGAGGGGTGCGATTTTACGATTGAGTACGACTACGACGATCTTGATCGCCTGATTCGCGGCCGGATGCCGCGCAATGTCTTTGCCGAGCAGAAGCCCGAGGTGTTGTTGGTCTACGACAAGCGGGGGAACAATCTGCGGCGGATCAATCCCGACGGCGGGGTCGAGGAGTTTGTCTACGATGCGCGCAACCGGCAGGTTCGTTCGATCACGACCGATCTGGCGCGCAGCTTCAGCGAGAAGACCCGTTATGAGTACGATGCGGCCGGCAACATGGTTGTTAAAAGCCCTCCCGGCAGCGGGCGGATTGTGTACGGCTACGATGCGCTGAACCGGCGTACTTCCGAGGAACACCCCGACGGCGGGATCAAGCGGTATTTTTATGATGCCAACGATAATCTGCTGTTCGAGGATGCGGCCAACGGGTTTCGCACCTTCTATAATTACACCCCGATGAATCAACTGGCGCGGGTTCGGGATGCGGAAGGCGGTATTACCGAGTTCGGCTACGACGAGTTAGGTAACTAG